Proteins co-encoded in one Arachis hypogaea cultivar Tifrunner chromosome 13, arahy.Tifrunner.gnm2.J5K5, whole genome shotgun sequence genomic window:
- the LOC112792118 gene encoding acetolactate synthase small subunit 1, chloroplastic, with protein MAVAPAPIHAFKLHSSFPQPNKTFSLFPNLPPAPPSRSLIRHNKLSIRAVSSGGAGGKFAEDAALSSNGPPPPAVRSKVRRHTISVFVGDESGMINRIAGVFARRGYNIESLAVGLNEDKALFTIVVSGTDRVLRQVVEQLHKLVNVLKVEDLSNEPQVERELMLIKVKSDPKYYNEIKWFVDIFRAKVVDTSEHSVTIEVTGDPGKLVAFERNLSKFGIKEIARTGKIALRREKLGASAPFWRFSAASYPDLEVKPVVNALEAAKTSNPITNTDTPVGGDVYPSEPSDGFIVKQVLDAHWGVLNDDDTTGIQSHTLSILVNDSPGVLNLVTGVFARRGYNIQSLAVGHAEVEGLSRITTVVPGTDESIGKLVQQLYKLVELHEVHDLTHLPFAERELMLIKIAVNTAARRDVLDIATIFRAKAVDVSDHTVTLEVTGDLDKMVALQRTLEPYGICEVARTGRIALVRESGVDSKYLRGYSFPL; from the exons GCCGTCAGCTCCGGCGGCGCCGGAGGAAAATTCGCCGAAGATGCAGCTCTCTCTTCCAACGGCCCTCCCCCTCCCGCCGTCCGATCAAA GGTTAGGCGGCACACGATTTCGGTCTTCGTTGGTGACGAGAGCGGAATGATTAACAGAATTGCGGGGGTTTTCGCGCGAAGAGGTTACAACATCGAGTCTCTCGCAGTTGGTCTCAACGAGGACAAGGCGCTCTTCACCATCGTCGTCTCCGGCACCGATAGGGTGCTCCGGCAAGTCGTGGAGCAGCTCCACAAGCTCGTCAATGTATTAAAG GTTGAAGATCTTTCGAACGAGCCACAGGTGGAACGTGAATTAATGCTCATAAAAGTGAAATCCGATCCCAAATACTATAATGAG ATAAAGTGGTTTGTGGACATCTTCAGAGCTAAGGTCGTGGATACCTCGGAACATTCTGTGACGATTGAG GTCACTGGAGATCCAGGGAAGCTCGTTGCATTTGAAAGAAATCTAAGCAAGTTTGGAATTAAAGAAATAGCTAGAACCGGAAAG ATTGCTTTGAGAAGGGAGAAGTTGGGTGCCTCTGCTCCATTTTGGCGGTTTTCAGCTGCTTCTTATCCGGATCTTGAAGTAAAACCAGTTGTTAATGCCCTTGAGGCAGCCAAAACTAGCAATCCTATTACCAACACTGATACACCTGTGGGG GGTGATGTTTATCCTTCAGAGCCTTCAGATGGCTTTATAGTCAAGCAAGTACTTGATGCTCACTGGGGTGTTCTCAATGATGATGAT ACCACTGGAATTCAATCGCACACTTTATCCATCCTTGTGAATGATTCTCCTGGAGTTCTCAACTTAGTCACAGGGGTTTTTGCTAGAAGGGGATACAACATTCAG AGTTTAGCTGTGGGACATGCGGAAGTTGAAGGACTTTCTAGAATTACAACTGTGGTTCCAGGGACAGATGAGTCAATTGGCAAGTTGGTGCAGCAACTGTATAAGCTAGTAGAACTGCATGAG GTTCATGATCTCACCCACTTGCCATTTGCTGAGCGAGAATTGATGCTGATAAAGATTGCTGTCAATACTGCTGCACGACGTGATGTCCTCGATATCGCCACCATTTTTAGGGCTAAAGCCGTTGATGTATCTGATCATACAGTAACCCTTgag GTTACTGGAGATCTGGACAAAATGGTGGCGTTGCAGAGAACGTTGGAACCGTATGGGATTTGTGAG GTGGCACGAACTGGGCGCATAGCACTGGTGCGCGAGTCAGGGGTAGACTCCAAATACTTGCGTGGATATTCCTTTCCCTTGTAA